A region of uncultured Desulfobacter sp. DNA encodes the following proteins:
- a CDS encoding SLC13 family permease yields MTPDMIMTMIILVFVICLFVFEWVRVDVVGIMMMVLLPLIGLISPKEAFVGLSSNAVCSIIAVIIIGAGLDKTGVMNKVAKPILALAGKSEGKIMLLVSGTVGIISSMMQNIGAAALFLPATQRISKRVGIPASRILMPMGFCAIIGGTLTLVGASPTILLNDLMVLGGEKLEPFGLFTQTPIGVCLLGTALLYFLVFGRFILPSASGQDSKGATDVLINEYEGVNSLVEMHVPEGSGTTGLLDDLNIRPKFLVTVIGISSPSTRTTNHVPRSYESINSGDDIAVVGKRENIEQLAKEFGWQIKPALETFAEFLANTNAGMAEVVVAPRSELIGRTLNEVNFKEMYGLNPLVLFKDNRKYYSGLTNIRLAMGDTLLLQGPWEKFHILMNRPKPRALIFASKLEGEILRPQKAMLAVGWLALALFQIVFLKIQLAVALMSGALGMIITGVLTVDEAYLAVDWMTVFLLAGLIPLGIAFEKTGTAGFIAHTVLNLIGTPSPIILLAVVGLMASFFTLVISNVGATVLLVPLCMNMAVMAGADPRMAALVVGLSASNTFVLPTHQVNALVMRPGGYRTIDYAKAGTVMTLLFLTVELTVIYLFYGIS; encoded by the coding sequence ATGACCCCTGATATGATTATGACCATGATCATCCTGGTTTTTGTTATCTGCCTCTTTGTGTTTGAATGGGTACGGGTGGATGTGGTCGGGATAATGATGATGGTCCTTCTCCCCCTGATTGGACTGATCTCTCCCAAAGAAGCCTTTGTGGGCTTAAGTTCCAATGCAGTTTGTTCTATCATTGCAGTTATTATTATCGGTGCAGGCCTGGATAAAACCGGCGTTATGAATAAGGTGGCAAAGCCGATCCTGGCCCTTGCCGGCAAAAGCGAAGGCAAGATTATGCTTCTGGTGTCGGGCACCGTGGGCATCATTTCCAGTATGATGCAGAACATTGGTGCTGCAGCCCTGTTTCTGCCGGCCACCCAGAGAATTTCCAAGAGGGTGGGTATTCCCGCCTCCCGCATCCTGATGCCCATGGGCTTTTGCGCCATTATCGGCGGCACGCTCACTCTTGTGGGGGCAAGTCCGACCATTCTACTCAATGACCTTATGGTATTGGGCGGAGAAAAGCTTGAACCTTTCGGGTTGTTTACCCAGACCCCCATTGGCGTGTGTCTGCTGGGGACAGCACTTTTATATTTTCTGGTTTTCGGGCGGTTCATTCTTCCCAGCGCAAGCGGCCAGGACAGCAAGGGTGCCACGGATGTGCTTATTAATGAATACGAGGGTGTCAACAGTCTGGTGGAGATGCATGTTCCCGAAGGTTCCGGTACCACAGGGCTTCTGGATGATTTAAACATTCGTCCCAAGTTTCTTGTTACGGTCATCGGCATCTCTTCTCCCTCCACCCGGACCACCAACCATGTGCCCCGCAGTTATGAATCAATCAACAGTGGCGATGATATTGCGGTGGTCGGTAAAAGGGAAAATATTGAGCAGCTGGCAAAGGAGTTCGGCTGGCAGATAAAGCCTGCCCTTGAAACCTTTGCAGAGTTTCTGGCCAATACCAATGCCGGTATGGCCGAGGTTGTTGTCGCACCAAGATCCGAACTCATCGGCAGAACCCTGAACGAGGTTAATTTCAAGGAGATGTACGGGCTCAATCCCCTCGTGCTTTTCAAGGACAACCGTAAATACTACTCAGGACTGACCAATATTCGCCTGGCCATGGGCGACACGCTGCTGCTCCAGGGTCCCTGGGAGAAATTTCATATCCTGATGAACAGGCCCAAACCCAGAGCCCTGATATTTGCATCCAAGCTGGAGGGTGAAATCCTGCGGCCCCAGAAAGCCATGCTGGCTGTGGGTTGGCTGGCACTTGCCCTTTTCCAGATTGTTTTTTTGAAAATCCAACTGGCAGTTGCGCTTATGTCCGGGGCCCTTGGCATGATCATTACCGGTGTGTTGACCGTTGACGAGGCATATCTGGCGGTGGATTGGATGACGGTTTTTCTGCTGGCAGGGCTCATCCCCTTGGGAATTGCCTTTGAAAAAACAGGCACGGCCGGGTTTATTGCCCACACCGTGCTCAACCTGATCGGAACGCCGTCACCCATAATCCTTTTAGCGGTTGTGGGCCTCATGGCATCCTTTTTTACCCTGGTGATCTCCAATGTGGGGGCCACGGTACTTCTGGTTCCCCTGTGCATGAATATGGCCGTGATGGCCGGGGCAGATCCGAGAATGGCGGCCCTTGTGGTGGGGCTTTCAGCGTCCAACACCTTTGTGTTGCCGACCCATCAGGTTAATGCTCTGGTCATGCGTCCGGGCGGTTACCGAACCATTGATTACGCCAAGGCCGGCACTGTAATGACGTTGCTGTTTCTGACCGTGGAGCTTACCGTCATTTACCTGTTTTACGGTATTTCGTAA
- the lon gene encoding endopeptidase La produces the protein MKRIFKKEEAPQVVDAGAEEIAALREAVLDQKIPAEVEKILLKEVERLEKINPASAEYTIGLNHIDYVTTLPWNRYTQDNLDIQRAEKILDSDHYGLEEIKERILEHLAVRQMKLSRKNTILVVDDEQITRMNLEHVLSKEGYEVTTADGGTQALEFLKKNTVDLVITDLKMDKIDGMALLGRIKANSPGTEVIIISGYATVLTAVDAIKRGSFHFIPKPLKLDDIRETVKKALSKKTGLVEAKGPVICFAGPPGTGKTSLGQSIAQSLERKFVRISLAGVKDEADIRGHRRSYAGALAGRIIQEIRRAESLNPVLMLDEIDKIGQDFKGDPASALLEVLDPQQNSKFIDHYLDIPFDLSKVMFIATANMVARIPGPLLDRFEVISMSGYTIEEKIHIVQRHLIPRAKEDTGLSGFDLKFTENALRIIIREHTREAGLRGLERKIAAVCRKIARQYLDTPDGPRKIKIDESAVEKFLGPAQYHYEIAGARDRIGCATGLAWTESGGEIIFVETTRMMGAERLILTGYLGEIMKESAQAALSYIRSHTEQFGLAPDFFQGRDIHVHVPSGAIPKDGPSAGMTIAVALVSLLKDIPCPRDTAMTGEVTLSGRILPVGGIREKLLAAKTAGIKTIIFPAKNQAEIAAMDDTLKQGINIFTASELDDVIRQVLGMEAID, from the coding sequence GTGAAACGGATTTTTAAAAAAGAAGAAGCGCCGCAGGTTGTTGATGCGGGGGCAGAAGAGATTGCGGCCCTGCGCGAGGCCGTACTGGACCAGAAAATCCCGGCCGAGGTTGAAAAAATTCTGCTTAAAGAGGTGGAGCGGCTTGAAAAAATAAACCCCGCGTCGGCAGAATACACCATCGGGCTTAACCATATCGATTATGTGACCACCCTGCCCTGGAACCGATACACCCAGGATAATCTTGACATCCAGCGGGCGGAAAAAATTTTGGATTCCGACCATTATGGACTTGAAGAGATCAAGGAGAGAATTCTTGAACATCTGGCGGTGCGGCAGATGAAACTGTCCCGGAAAAATACTATTCTTGTGGTGGATGACGAGCAGATCACCAGAATGAATCTGGAACATGTTCTGTCCAAGGAGGGTTATGAAGTCACCACGGCTGACGGCGGCACCCAGGCCCTTGAATTCTTAAAAAAAAATACCGTGGATCTGGTGATCACAGACCTCAAAATGGACAAGATCGACGGCATGGCGCTTCTGGGACGTATAAAGGCCAACAGTCCCGGCACAGAAGTGATCATTATCTCGGGTTATGCCACGGTGCTCACGGCCGTGGACGCCATCAAGCGCGGATCCTTTCACTTTATTCCCAAACCCCTCAAGCTCGACGACATCCGGGAAACCGTAAAAAAAGCCTTAAGCAAAAAAACAGGACTTGTGGAAGCCAAGGGACCTGTGATCTGTTTTGCAGGCCCTCCGGGTACGGGCAAAACCTCTCTTGGCCAGTCCATTGCCCAAAGTCTTGAACGAAAATTTGTCCGGATTTCCCTTGCCGGTGTGAAGGATGAGGCTGACATCAGAGGACACAGGCGCTCCTATGCCGGTGCCCTTGCCGGCCGGATCATCCAGGAAATTCGACGGGCCGAATCTCTGAACCCAGTTCTCATGCTTGATGAGATTGATAAAATCGGACAGGATTTTAAAGGAGATCCCGCCTCAGCCTTGCTTGAGGTCCTGGATCCCCAGCAGAACTCAAAGTTCATTGACCATTACCTGGACATCCCCTTTGACCTTTCCAAGGTGATGTTCATTGCCACGGCCAATATGGTGGCAAGGATCCCCGGGCCTTTACTGGACCGGTTTGAGGTGATCTCCATGTCCGGATACACCATCGAAGAAAAAATCCACATTGTCCAGCGCCACCTGATCCCCCGGGCCAAGGAAGATACCGGACTTTCGGGATTTGATCTTAAATTTACAGAAAACGCACTTCGCATCATCATCAGAGAACACACCCGGGAAGCAGGATTAAGGGGACTTGAGCGGAAAATTGCCGCGGTCTGCCGCAAAATTGCCCGGCAGTATCTGGATACACCGGATGGCCCCCGGAAGATAAAAATTGATGAAAGTGCCGTTGAAAAATTTCTGGGGCCTGCCCAATATCACTATGAGATTGCCGGGGCCCGGGACCGTATAGGGTGTGCCACAGGCCTTGCCTGGACAGAGAGCGGCGGAGAAATCATCTTTGTTGAGACCACACGGATGATGGGTGCCGAACGACTGATCCTCACCGGATACTTAGGAGAGATAATGAAAGAATCGGCCCAGGCCGCCTTAAGTTATATCCGCAGCCACACCGAACAGTTTGGCCTGGCCCCGGATTTTTTTCAAGGCCGGGATATCCACGTCCATGTACCCTCGGGCGCCATTCCCAAGGACGGCCCTTCAGCCGGGATGACCATTGCCGTGGCACTGGTCTCTCTCTTAAAGGATATACCCTGCCCCCGGGATACAGCCATGACAGGAGAAGTGACTCTAAGCGGCAGAATCCTTCCTGTGGGCGGCATCCGGGAAAAACTTCTTGCCGCAAAAACTGCTGGAATCAAAACGATTATTTTCCCCGCTAAAAACCAGGCTGAGATTGCCGCCATGGATGACACGCTCAAGCAGGGAATAAATATCTTTACCGCAAGTGAGCTTGATGACGTCATTCGGCAGGTATTGGGCATGGAAGCCATTGATTGA
- a CDS encoding M20/M25/M40 family metallo-hydrolase: MDETRLKKLLLRMIDIYSPSGKEEDILVFLKNFLKRRGIDVQFQDVDEHRHNLIVAPKGADIAIALIGHVDTVSAYDLEHYMAGEHDGDIIGLGAADMKAGCAAMIEAYLNLLDDFKEPSLPVALCLVVGEEETGDGAVRLMKDFTFPWAVIGEPTNLCPCFESYGYVESQISTQGKRQHASMAGRKKNAVKSLLDSLIRFTSYVESRRPELIYNIRDLSTPPAGFAVPEYGEAWIDIHLPPDAPIGEIISELEDVVVRPEVKKSGIPVLFRTHTIDAGYTLPDKGRVQDCLKEVFAQMDLPWQPGPFPSHSDANHIFSAGTKPVILGPGQLENAHAQDESVPYSQVVQAAVLYHEFIRRLLS; the protein is encoded by the coding sequence ATGGATGAAACCCGCTTGAAAAAGCTTCTCTTGCGCATGATCGACATCTACAGCCCGTCCGGAAAAGAGGAAGATATTCTGGTTTTTCTTAAGAATTTTTTGAAAAGACGGGGAATTGACGTTCAGTTCCAGGACGTGGATGAGCATCGCCATAACCTGATCGTAGCCCCTAAAGGCGCGGATATTGCCATCGCCTTGATCGGTCATGTGGACACAGTGTCCGCCTATGATCTGGAACACTATATGGCCGGTGAGCATGACGGAGACATCATAGGCCTGGGTGCGGCGGACATGAAGGCCGGATGTGCCGCCATGATTGAAGCCTACCTGAACCTTCTGGATGATTTTAAGGAGCCGTCTCTGCCCGTGGCCTTGTGCCTGGTGGTGGGAGAAGAGGAAACAGGAGATGGTGCCGTCCGCCTTATGAAAGATTTCACCTTTCCCTGGGCGGTCATCGGCGAGCCCACCAACCTTTGTCCTTGCTTTGAAAGTTATGGATACGTGGAAAGCCAGATCAGCACCCAGGGTAAACGCCAGCATGCCTCCATGGCCGGTCGCAAAAAAAACGCCGTAAAGTCACTGCTGGACAGTTTGATCCGGTTTACCAGCTATGTGGAAAGCCGTCGCCCGGAACTGATCTATAATATCCGGGATTTGTCCACTCCGCCGGCAGGCTTTGCCGTTCCCGAATACGGGGAGGCCTGGATTGATATTCACTTGCCGCCGGATGCCCCCATCGGCGAGATTATATCCGAGCTTGAAGATGTGGTTGTCCGGCCGGAGGTCAAAAAGAGCGGGATTCCGGTTCTGTTCAGGACCCATACCATTGATGCCGGGTATACGTTGCCGGACAAGGGACGGGTGCAGGATTGCCTGAAAGAAGTTTTCGCTCAAATGGATCTTCCCTGGCAGCCCGGCCCATTTCCCAGCCATTCCGATGCCAATCATATTTTTTCGGCCGGTACAAAGCCTGTCATTTTAGGGCCGGGGCAGCTTGAAAATGCTCACGCCCAGGACGAATCGGTCCCCTACAGCCAGGTGGTTCAGGCTGCTGTGTTGTATCACGAGTTTATCCGCCGGCTTTTATCATAG
- a CDS encoding GNAT family N-acetyltransferase: protein MDCEESVHGLKKNTLKIRKMDIDDIAQVYHIGELLFKADEIPTMYRTWDPFEVTTLYNSDTEFCLVAEDHDRIVGFALGTTIEKEHSAWKYGYLIWLGVLPEYHKKGVAEKLFNRFKDLMLKEGVRMMIVDTPAENKKALKFFDKIGFGPPVPHVYRTLNLAADQQRLKSKALGHGAHQGKHEKKKKVIP from the coding sequence ATGGATTGTGAAGAGTCGGTTCACGGCCTTAAAAAAAATACCCTTAAAATCAGGAAAATGGATATTGACGACATTGCCCAAGTCTATCACATCGGAGAGCTTCTGTTCAAAGCCGATGAGATTCCCACCATGTACAGGACCTGGGATCCCTTTGAAGTGACAACCCTGTATAACAGCGATACGGAATTCTGTCTGGTGGCTGAAGACCACGACCGGATTGTTGGATTTGCCCTGGGGACCACCATTGAAAAAGAGCATTCAGCCTGGAAGTACGGTTACCTGATCTGGCTGGGCGTGCTGCCCGAATATCATAAAAAAGGTGTGGCTGAAAAACTGTTTAACCGCTTCAAAGACCTGATGTTGAAAGAAGGGGTGCGCATGATGATCGTGGATACCCCGGCAGAAAACAAAAAAGCCTTGAAATTTTTCGATAAAATAGGGTTCGGACCTCCCGTCCCCCATGTCTACCGTACACTGAACCTGGCCGCAGACCAGCAGCGCCTTAAATCAAAGGCGTTGGGACACGGCGCGCATCAAGGCAAACATGAGAAAAAGAAAAAGGTGATTCCATAA